From Coriobacteriaceae bacterium, a single genomic window includes:
- a CDS encoding FAD-dependent oxidoreductase, translating to MAIHIVEEANRCLGCKRAFCQIKGCPVQTPIPQVIDLFKQRRLEEAGELLFQNNPMSAVCSMVCNHSGQCEGSCIQGRKGTPVHFSSIENYISTAYLDRKEWKPAPSCGKQIAVVGSGPAGITVAIKMAQLGCAVTVFEQRPEIGGVLEYGIPEFRLPRSLVQKYRHVMCSLGVRVRPSTTIGGALHIDDLLRDGYDAVFVGTGTWRARKLGIPGESRGNVLFGIDYLVDPTSVAIGQNVAVIGAGNVAMDVARTALRSGARKVTVYARSRHISAIDDEVELTELDGAEIVCGKAICAIDDNGPVFETAIFDEDNNVVGYEEELDHAAADTIVIAASQVPKDKLVLTTGGLETDHRGLLSVDEHGMTTVPGVFAAGDVVNGPLTVVHAVAGAKLAVEGMTSYLGL from the coding sequence GTGGCTATCCACATTGTCGAGGAAGCAAATCGTTGTCTGGGTTGTAAAAGGGCGTTCTGCCAGATCAAGGGCTGCCCGGTGCAGACGCCTATCCCGCAGGTCATCGATCTGTTTAAGCAGCGTCGTCTAGAAGAAGCGGGCGAGTTGCTGTTCCAGAACAACCCCATGAGCGCGGTCTGCTCCATGGTGTGCAACCATTCGGGCCAGTGCGAGGGTTCGTGCATTCAGGGTCGCAAGGGCACGCCGGTGCACTTCTCGAGCATCGAGAACTATATCTCCACGGCGTATCTCGATCGCAAGGAGTGGAAGCCCGCCCCGTCGTGCGGCAAGCAGATTGCCGTGGTCGGCTCGGGTCCTGCCGGTATTACCGTGGCTATTAAGATGGCCCAGCTGGGCTGCGCCGTTACCGTGTTTGAGCAGCGCCCCGAGATCGGCGGCGTGTTGGAGTACGGCATCCCCGAGTTCCGTCTGCCGCGCTCGCTGGTGCAAAAGTACCGCCACGTGATGTGCTCGCTCGGCGTGCGCGTGCGTCCCTCGACCACCATCGGCGGCGCGCTGCATATCGACGATCTGCTGCGCGACGGTTATGACGCGGTCTTTGTGGGCACGGGCACCTGGCGTGCTCGCAAGCTGGGGATTCCTGGCGAGTCGCGCGGTAACGTGCTGTTTGGCATCGACTACCTGGTCGATCCCACGAGTGTGGCGATCGGGCAGAATGTGGCAGTTATCGGTGCCGGCAATGTTGCCATGGATGTGGCCCGCACGGCTCTGCGCTCGGGCGCTCGCAAGGTTACCGTGTATGCCCGCTCGCGCCACATCTCGGCAATTGACGACGAGGTCGAGCTGACCGAGCTCGACGGCGCCGAGATCGTGTGCGGCAAGGCTATCTGCGCCATCGACGACAACGGCCCCGTGTTCGAGACGGCCATCTTCGACGAGGACAACAACGTGGTGGGCTACGAGGAAGAGCTCGACCATGCCGCGGCCGATACCATCGTCATCGCGGCCTCGCAGGTGCCCAAGGACAAGCTCGTGCTTACGACGGGCGGCTTGGAGACCGACCATCGCGGCCTGCTTTCGGTCGATGAGCACGGCATGACTACCGTGCCCGGCGTCTTTGCCGCCGGCGACGTGGTCAATGGCCCGCTCACGGTCGTCCATGCCGTAGCCGGCGCCAAGCTCGCCGTCGAAGGCATGACATCCTACCTGGGTCTCTAA
- the kdpA gene encoding potassium-transporting ATPase subunit KdpA: MDAAIQYILYFAVLVVLAVPLGRFMAHIMDGEHTFLSPVIAPVERGVYRLLRIDAAEQMGCRRYLASVLVFSGIGLVALVALQAFQSFLPGNPQHLPGVSWDLSFNTAASFITNTNWQSYSGETTLSYLVQFMGLTVQNFVSAGTGIAVMFALIRGFRQVKEQGLGSFWVDLTRTVLYVLIPLNLVFGICLAAGGVISNFQPAQKAELVEPVAVQPNADGGWSVIDGAEIEGDTVKVDGKVVEGARVVTEQFLPQGPAAPQVAIKQSGTNGGGFFGVNSAHPYENPSAFTNIIEMTSLLLIPAACCFTFGIGVKNTKQGKAIFAAMFILLVIFAGIIALNEHAGTPQLADGGAVNIEMTDGQAGGNMEGKESRFGIASSSTWSAFTTAASNGSVNSMHDSYTPLGGFVQMLQMALGEVVFGGVGCGLYGMIGFAILTVFIAGLMVGRTPEFLGKKIEPGEMRWAVVLCLATPFAILVCSAIACMVPGLADQLNNGGAHGFSEVLYAFTSCGGNNGSAFAGMNCNIPWINVMLGLEMLFARFMPIIGTLAIAGSLAKKGKVAESAGTLSTTNGMFVFLLVFIVLLIGALSFFPALALGPVAEFFQMIA; this comes from the coding sequence ATGGACGCTGCGATTCAGTACATCTTGTACTTTGCCGTGCTCGTCGTCCTGGCCGTTCCGCTCGGTCGGTTCATGGCCCATATCATGGATGGTGAGCATACGTTCCTGTCGCCTGTGATTGCTCCTGTGGAGCGTGGCGTCTATCGTCTGCTTCGCATCGACGCGGCAGAGCAGATGGGGTGTAGGCGCTATCTGGCGAGCGTGCTGGTCTTTTCGGGGATCGGCCTCGTGGCTCTTGTGGCACTCCAGGCGTTTCAGTCCTTCTTGCCAGGCAATCCCCAGCACCTGCCGGGTGTGTCATGGGACCTGTCGTTCAATACGGCTGCTTCCTTCATAACCAACACCAACTGGCAGTCCTACTCCGGTGAGACCACCCTGTCCTACCTTGTGCAGTTCATGGGTCTCACCGTGCAGAACTTCGTTTCCGCCGGCACCGGTATCGCGGTCATGTTCGCGCTGATCCGCGGCTTCCGTCAGGTCAAGGAGCAGGGTCTGGGTTCCTTCTGGGTCGACCTCACCCGCACCGTCCTGTATGTGCTCATCCCGCTGAACCTCGTGTTCGGCATCTGCCTGGCTGCCGGTGGCGTCATCTCCAACTTCCAGCCGGCTCAGAAGGCTGAGCTCGTAGAGCCCGTCGCTGTCCAGCCTAATGCAGACGGCGGCTGGAGCGTCATCGACGGCGCCGAGATCGAGGGCGACACGGTCAAGGTCGACGGCAAGGTTGTCGAGGGCGCGCGCGTGGTCACCGAGCAGTTCCTGCCCCAGGGTCCCGCGGCTCCTCAGGTCGCCATCAAGCAGTCCGGCACCAACGGCGGAGGCTTCTTCGGAGTGAACTCCGCTCATCCGTATGAGAACCCCAGTGCCTTCACCAACATCATCGAGATGACCAGCCTGCTGCTGATCCCGGCCGCCTGTTGCTTCACCTTCGGTATCGGCGTCAAAAACACCAAGCAGGGCAAGGCCATCTTTGCCGCCATGTTCATCCTGCTGGTGATCTTCGCCGGCATCATCGCCCTCAACGAGCATGCGGGCACCCCGCAGCTGGCAGATGGCGGCGCGGTCAACATCGAGATGACCGATGGCCAGGCTGGCGGCAACATGGAGGGCAAGGAGAGCCGCTTCGGTATCGCCTCCTCTTCCACCTGGTCCGCTTTCACGACGGCTGCTTCCAACGGCTCGGTTAACTCCATGCACGACTCCTACACCCCGCTGGGCGGTTTTGTCCAGATGCTCCAGATGGCTCTGGGCGAGGTCGTCTTCGGCGGCGTGGGCTGCGGCCTGTACGGCATGATCGGCTTCGCCATCCTCACAGTGTTCATCGCCGGCCTCATGGTCGGACGCACGCCTGAGTTCCTGGGCAAGAAGATCGAGCCGGGCGAGATGCGCTGGGCAGTTGTCCTGTGCCTGGCAACTCCGTTTGCCATTCTGGTGTGTTCGGCCATCGCCTGCATGGTGCCCGGTCTTGCCGACCAGCTCAACAATGGTGGCGCGCACGGCTTCTCCGAGGTGCTGTATGCCTTCACCTCATGCGGCGGCAACAACGGCTCGGCGTTTGCAGGCATGAACTGCAACATTCCCTGGATCAACGTCATGCTCGGCCTCGAGATGCTGTTCGCCCGCTTCATGCCCATCATCGGTACGCTGGCTATCGCCGGCTCGCTGGCCAAGAAAGGTAAGGTCGCCGAGAGCGCCGGTACCCTGTCTACCACCAACGGCATGTTCGTATTCCTGCTCGTGTTCATCGTTCTGCTGATCGGTGCCCTGAGCTTCTTCCCGGCCCTGGCGCTTGGCCCCGTTGCCGAGTTCTTCCAGATGATTGCGTAA
- a CDS encoding sensor histidine kinase KdpD — protein sequence MQRDASDTRVNPDLILKAIEKDEAADDARTSRGHLKIFFGYAAGAGKTYAMLQAAHAAKRRGVDVVAGYIEPHERPATAHLAQGLENVPCKLIEHNGIALSEFDLDTAIERAPQLILVDELAHTNAPGSRHDKRYQDVEELLHAGIDVYTTVNVQHIESLNDMVASITGVVVSERIPDRIFDDADQVELVDIEPEDLLERLRAGLVYRPAQADRAQQHFFTVENLTALREIALRRCADRTGHLTDAARVLGNRDYYTRERILVCVSPAPTNPRIVRAAARMAKAFRSELVALFVESPRTQAMSDDERAKLAANIALAEQLGAHMETVYGDDIAFQISEFARLSGISKIVMGRTGERSSVRQALFGRKSLVEQLITFAPNLDIYIIPDQSTPPSRPKGRRRAVALQPPNSRNVLRTLALSLVATAIGTAFRHLGFADSSIISLYILTALLTAVTTTGRICTIVSSVLSVVLYNFCFVTPLFSLASYDRSYLVTFGIMFATAMVAGELTARIADNARTSAENAFKTRVLLETNQLLQQAHSAKECARVAMNQLVKLLKLDVVFYTAEHGTLGKTLYESAGTENRSASLFTDYERAVATWTYTNNKRAGASTRTLPEARCLYLAVRTGDKVFGVIGIDLEGREIEAFEHSIVLSIVGECALALESDRAAQEREEAAVLAKNEQLRANLLRSIGHDLRTPLTAISGSAAILRKSDEKLSLEQRCDLADAIYDDSLWLIDTVENLLAITRVEDGTIRLNLTSELIDEVIEAALSHVAQASHGRAVTIEHTDDILLVRIDVHLIMQVLTNLIMNAFKYTPEDSTVTISARREGAFVVVDVADDGPGVADCDKPHIFERFFTSGNTRPVDSRRSIGLGLSLCRSIVEAHGGVIEVRDNHPHGAVFRFTLPAEEIEIHE from the coding sequence ATGCAGCGCGACGCATCGGACACTCGCGTCAACCCAGACCTCATCCTCAAGGCAATTGAGAAAGACGAGGCCGCCGATGACGCTCGAACCAGCCGGGGACACCTCAAGATTTTCTTTGGCTACGCTGCTGGCGCAGGCAAAACCTATGCGATGCTTCAAGCCGCCCACGCCGCCAAGCGGCGAGGTGTCGACGTCGTCGCGGGATACATCGAGCCGCACGAACGTCCGGCAACTGCCCATCTTGCACAAGGGCTTGAGAACGTGCCCTGTAAACTCATCGAGCACAACGGCATTGCGCTCAGCGAGTTCGATCTAGATACGGCTATCGAACGCGCCCCTCAGCTCATCCTTGTCGACGAGCTTGCCCATACGAATGCGCCGGGGTCTCGCCACGACAAACGCTATCAAGACGTCGAGGAACTTCTACATGCGGGAATCGACGTCTATACGACCGTGAACGTTCAGCACATCGAGAGCCTAAACGACATGGTTGCATCCATCACCGGCGTTGTCGTGAGCGAACGAATCCCCGACCGTATCTTCGATGATGCCGACCAGGTCGAGCTCGTCGACATAGAGCCCGAAGACCTACTTGAGCGCCTTCGCGCCGGCCTCGTCTACCGTCCCGCACAAGCCGACCGAGCGCAACAGCATTTTTTTACCGTCGAGAACCTCACCGCACTCCGAGAAATCGCGCTGCGCCGCTGCGCCGATCGCACCGGCCACCTCACAGATGCCGCACGCGTGCTGGGAAACCGTGACTACTACACCAGGGAGCGTATCTTAGTCTGTGTCTCCCCGGCGCCGACCAATCCCCGCATCGTCCGTGCCGCCGCACGCATGGCGAAAGCGTTTCGCAGCGAGCTCGTCGCCCTGTTCGTAGAGAGCCCGCGCACGCAGGCCATGAGCGATGATGAGCGCGCCAAGCTTGCAGCCAATATCGCCCTAGCCGAGCAGCTCGGAGCACATATGGAAACCGTCTATGGTGACGACATCGCGTTTCAGATCTCCGAGTTCGCGCGCCTGTCGGGTATTTCGAAGATCGTCATGGGGCGCACGGGCGAGCGCAGCAGCGTCCGTCAGGCCCTCTTCGGCCGCAAATCTCTCGTAGAACAGCTCATAACATTCGCCCCGAACCTCGACATTTACATCATTCCAGACCAGTCGACTCCGCCCTCCCGGCCCAAAGGACGCCGCCGCGCGGTCGCCCTGCAGCCGCCCAACAGCCGAAACGTGCTTCGCACGCTGGCCCTCTCTCTTGTCGCCACGGCGATCGGCACGGCTTTCCGCCATCTGGGATTTGCCGATTCCAGCATCATATCCCTCTATATCCTCACGGCCCTGCTGACCGCCGTCACCACGACGGGGCGTATCTGCACGATCGTATCGAGCGTGCTCTCTGTAGTGCTTTACAACTTCTGCTTCGTCACGCCTCTGTTTTCGCTCGCCAGCTACGACCGAAGCTATCTGGTCACGTTCGGCATCATGTTCGCTACCGCTATGGTCGCCGGCGAGTTAACTGCGCGCATCGCCGACAACGCCCGTACCTCCGCCGAGAACGCATTCAAAACGCGCGTACTCCTCGAAACGAACCAGCTCTTGCAGCAAGCCCATAGCGCGAAGGAGTGTGCCCGCGTCGCCATGAACCAACTCGTCAAACTGCTAAAACTCGACGTGGTCTTCTACACCGCCGAGCACGGCACGCTCGGCAAGACCCTCTATGAGTCCGCTGGCACCGAAAACCGATCCGCGTCGCTGTTCACCGACTACGAGCGCGCCGTTGCAACCTGGACCTACACCAACAACAAGCGCGCGGGCGCAAGCACGCGGACCCTGCCTGAGGCGCGCTGTCTCTACCTCGCGGTTCGTACCGGCGACAAGGTATTCGGTGTCATCGGCATCGACCTGGAGGGGCGCGAAATCGAAGCCTTCGAGCATTCGATCGTCCTATCTATCGTAGGTGAATGCGCCTTGGCGCTCGAAAGCGACCGGGCGGCGCAAGAGCGCGAAGAGGCTGCGGTCTTGGCGAAAAACGAGCAGCTGCGCGCCAACCTTTTGCGCTCCATCGGCCACGATTTGAGGACACCCCTCACGGCTATATCCGGATCTGCGGCAATCCTTCGGAAGAGCGACGAGAAGCTCAGCCTCGAACAACGCTGCGATCTTGCCGATGCCATCTACGACGACTCCCTCTGGCTTATCGATACCGTGGAGAACCTCCTCGCCATCACACGCGTCGAGGACGGCACCATTCGCCTCAACTTAACATCCGAGCTCATCGACGAAGTCATCGAGGCCGCCCTCAGCCATGTCGCCCAAGCATCGCATGGACGTGCCGTCACCATCGAGCACACTGACGACATCCTGCTGGTACGCATCGACGTCCATCTCATCATGCAGGTGCTTACGAATCTCATCATGAACGCCTTCAAGTACACGCCCGAGGACTCGACTGTCACCATCAGCGCGCGTCGCGAGGGTGCGTTCGTCGTGGTGGACGTCGCAGACGATGGGCCGGGTGTGGCAGACTGCGACAAGCCTCATATCTTTGAGCGCTTCTTTACCTCAGGCAATACGCGGCCCGTGGATTCGCGTCGAAGCATCGGCCTTGGGCTGTCGCTCTGCCGCTCCATCGTGGAGGCGCATGGCGGCGTCATCGAAGTTCGCGACAACCACCCCCATGGGGCCGTCTTCCGTTTTACCCTGCCCGCTGAGGAGATCGAGATTCATGAATAA
- a CDS encoding SGNH/GDSL hydrolase family protein, which yields MKPMKTLSESTICCFGDSTTWGDNGCGAGGNDISWTTHLGALLGGATVENFGIKGSRIAIKADRTDSFVERLDGIDDAADVYVVFGGVNDFSRNVPLGELGSTDVHEFYGAVDYLIRTITARSPQAKLVFMTPCKTSGKHEKDIPASNELNHLGLTQIAYVRAMLEVCDRYSVPVIDLYAQSGISPFLPEHRELYMPDGLHYSPAGYERLAHRIAAGLAAVCR from the coding sequence ATGAAACCGATGAAGACATTGAGTGAATCGACCATCTGCTGCTTTGGCGATTCGACCACATGGGGTGACAACGGATGCGGCGCAGGCGGCAACGACATCTCCTGGACCACGCACCTGGGCGCGCTGCTGGGCGGTGCGACCGTTGAGAACTTTGGCATCAAGGGTTCGCGCATCGCCATTAAGGCTGACCGTACCGATTCGTTTGTCGAGCGTCTGGACGGCATCGATGACGCGGCCGATGTCTATGTCGTCTTTGGCGGCGTCAACGACTTTAGCCGCAACGTGCCGCTCGGCGAGCTGGGCAGCACCGATGTGCATGAGTTCTATGGTGCGGTCGATTATCTGATCCGTACCATCACGGCGCGCTCACCCCAGGCAAAGCTCGTGTTTATGACGCCGTGCAAGACGAGTGGCAAGCACGAGAAGGATATTCCGGCGAGCAATGAGCTCAACCATCTGGGCCTGACGCAGATCGCGTACGTGCGGGCGATGCTCGAGGTTTGCGACCGCTACTCGGTGCCGGTAATCGATCTGTACGCGCAGAGCGGCATCAGCCCGTTTTTGCCGGAGCATCGCGAGCTCTATATGCCGGATGGTTTGCATTACAGCCCGGCTGGTTATGAGCGTCTGGCGCATCGCATTGCCGCGGGCTTAGCTGCCGTTTGCCGCTAA
- a CDS encoding glycoside hydrolase family 88 protein, protein MGCNQILDRYIEQLIETSTPQAPAWNIEKLRAGKENTWNYIDGCMIKALIELYEITDEQRYLTFADDYIDFFVQDDGTIKHYNPDEYNLDNVNAGKTLYKLYDLVGKPKYRAAMDTIYRQLETQPRTKEGVFWHKAVYPNQIWLDGMYMAQPFYMQYELSFHNRRACSDSFHMFQVVHDLMRNPLNGLYYHAYDASRKQFWCDPVTGLSANFWLRAEGWFAMALIDTWELMPPSMSAEKDEIRKMFHDLIDAMLPYQDEKTGMWHQVINLPNIAPNYLEESGSAIFANAIMKGVRLGVLGERYYQYGRRAFDGICETCLSEHDGQLALDNICLVAGLGNTTHREGTFGYYMSEPIVKNDAKGVAPLVLAYIETMHHDKLAGKRDPLAPSGVCSIEDPFGGYTPGINACKGCE, encoded by the coding sequence ATGGGTTGCAATCAGATTCTGGACCGTTACATCGAGCAGTTGATCGAGACCTCGACGCCGCAGGCGCCGGCCTGGAACATCGAAAAGCTCCGTGCCGGTAAGGAGAACACTTGGAACTACATCGATGGCTGCATGATCAAGGCGCTCATCGAGCTGTACGAGATCACGGATGAGCAGCGCTACCTGACCTTCGCCGACGACTATATCGACTTCTTTGTCCAGGACGACGGCACCATCAAGCATTACAACCCCGACGAGTACAACCTCGACAACGTCAATGCCGGCAAGACCCTCTATAAGCTCTACGATCTGGTGGGCAAGCCCAAATACCGTGCCGCCATGGACACCATTTACCGTCAGCTCGAGACCCAGCCGCGCACCAAAGAGGGCGTCTTCTGGCACAAGGCCGTCTACCCCAACCAGATTTGGCTCGATGGCATGTACATGGCGCAGCCGTTCTACATGCAGTACGAGCTGAGCTTCCACAACCGCCGTGCCTGCTCGGACAGCTTCCATATGTTCCAGGTCGTGCACGATCTGATGCGCAATCCGCTCAACGGCCTGTACTATCACGCCTACGACGCAAGCCGCAAGCAGTTCTGGTGCGATCCGGTCACCGGCCTTTCGGCCAATTTCTGGCTGCGCGCCGAGGGTTGGTTTGCCATGGCGCTCATCGATACCTGGGAGCTCATGCCGCCTTCGATGTCGGCCGAGAAGGACGAGATCCGCAAGATGTTCCACGACCTGATCGATGCCATGCTGCCGTATCAGGATGAGAAGACCGGCATGTGGCACCAGGTCATCAACCTGCCCAACATCGCCCCCAACTATCTGGAGGAGAGCGGTAGCGCCATCTTTGCCAATGCCATCATGAAGGGCGTGCGCTTGGGCGTGCTGGGCGAGCGTTATTACCAGTATGGTCGTCGTGCCTTCGACGGCATCTGCGAGACCTGCCTGTCCGAGCATGATGGACAGCTGGCGCTCGACAACATCTGCCTGGTTGCGGGCCTGGGCAACACCACGCACCGCGAGGGCACGTTTGGCTACTACATGAGCGAGCCCATCGTCAAAAACGACGCGAAGGGCGTGGCGCCGCTGGTGCTGGCCTATATCGAGACCATGCACCACGACAAGCTAGCCGGCAAGCGCGATCCGCTGGCCCCTTCGGGCGTGTGCTCCATCGAGGACCCGTTTGGCGGATACACCCCGGGCATCAACGCTTGCAAGGGATGTGAATAG
- a CDS encoding response regulator transcription factor yields the protein MNNVAKPRILLVEDDLTVQNLVSTALDLHGYVVSKVCNGQAAIMDAVSHGPSLIMLDLGLPDIDGIEVITKIRSWSAVPIIVISARTEDSDKIAALDAGADDYLTKPFSVDELLARVRANLRRSSMASSESTEASTFDNGPLHIDYAAGYATKDGRELSLTPTEYKLLVLLAKNVDKVLTHTFITREIWGTSWDSDLASLRVFMRTLRKKIEADPSHPKMIQTHMGVGYRMQRL from the coding sequence ATGAATAATGTCGCTAAGCCACGCATCCTCCTGGTCGAAGATGACCTGACCGTTCAAAACCTCGTTTCGACCGCGCTTGACCTCCACGGCTATGTCGTGAGCAAGGTTTGCAACGGCCAGGCCGCCATCATGGATGCGGTGTCGCACGGCCCCAGCCTCATCATGCTCGACCTCGGCCTTCCCGACATTGACGGTATCGAGGTCATCACGAAGATCCGAAGCTGGTCGGCAGTCCCCATTATCGTCATTTCGGCGCGCACCGAAGATTCCGACAAGATTGCAGCACTTGACGCAGGGGCAGACGACTACCTCACCAAGCCCTTTTCTGTGGATGAGTTGCTCGCGCGCGTCCGCGCGAATTTGAGGCGCTCCTCGATGGCGTCGAGCGAGTCGACAGAAGCGAGCACGTTCGACAACGGTCCGCTGCATATCGACTACGCCGCGGGATACGCGACGAAAGACGGACGCGAGCTCTCGCTCACCCCAACCGAGTACAAATTGCTCGTCCTTCTGGCGAAAAACGTCGACAAGGTGCTCACCCACACCTTCATCACCCGCGAGATATGGGGCACGAGCTGGGACAGCGATCTGGCGAGCCTGCGCGTGTTCATGCGCACCCTGCGCAAGAAGATCGAGGCAGACCCCTCTCATCCCAAGATGATTCAGACGCACATGGGTGTCGGGTACCGCATGCAGCGTCTCTAG
- a CDS encoding sugar phosphate isomerase/epimerase, with translation MGAITPGVRLHDLPQGTVEERIRMAGELGFSCIQLPSKVLYKSMGINRLGLTRELADHLRAVLDEAGVSVAVFGCYKNLATPDRQQLMDNFAEYEACLNFAKMLGGCPVGTETGRPNVQNAVADDRMTDEALDAFVEGLKHICTRAEAMGGQILIEPGWNETVNTPQRCREVLERVPSSALGVIYDPVSLLHPSVVGEAQEITSHMLYLCGSKVRVLHAKDYEVVDNEDEAGWCDGTGSRLVCHGVGETGRYDFEPVVAWAAAACPGIPCVVENSVPATAAGCLTTLERMSARCEGAHREM, from the coding sequence GTGGGAGCCATTACTCCGGGCGTGCGCCTGCACGACCTTCCGCAGGGAACGGTCGAGGAGCGCATTCGCATGGCGGGCGAGCTGGGCTTTTCGTGCATCCAGCTGCCGAGCAAGGTGCTCTATAAGTCGATGGGCATCAACCGTTTGGGCCTTACGCGCGAGCTTGCCGACCACCTTCGCGCGGTGCTCGACGAGGCGGGGGTTTCGGTTGCTGTGTTCGGTTGCTATAAAAACCTGGCGACCCCCGATCGCCAACAGCTTATGGACAACTTTGCCGAGTACGAGGCATGCCTGAATTTTGCCAAGATGCTCGGCGGTTGCCCGGTGGGTACCGAGACCGGTCGTCCCAATGTGCAGAACGCCGTGGCGGACGACCGCATGACCGACGAGGCGCTCGACGCATTTGTGGAGGGTCTCAAGCATATCTGCACTCGTGCCGAGGCCATGGGCGGCCAAATCTTGATCGAGCCCGGCTGGAACGAGACGGTTAACACACCCCAGCGTTGCCGCGAGGTGCTCGAGCGTGTGCCGAGCTCGGCGCTCGGCGTGATTTACGACCCGGTGTCGCTGCTGCACCCCAGCGTTGTCGGTGAGGCGCAGGAGATTACGTCGCACATGCTCTATCTGTGTGGCAGCAAGGTTCGCGTGCTGCATGCCAAGGACTACGAAGTCGTGGATAACGAGGATGAGGCCGGCTGGTGTGACGGCACGGGCTCGCGTCTGGTGTGCCATGGCGTGGGCGAGACGGGTCGCTACGACTTTGAGCCCGTCGTTGCCTGGGCCGCTGCCGCCTGCCCGGGCATTCCGTGTGTGGTCGAGAACAGCGTGCCGGCGACGGCAGCCGGCTGCTTGACGACGCTCGAGCGTATGTCTGCTCGTTGCGAAGGTGCACATCGAGAGATGTAG